The proteins below come from a single Methanofollis ethanolicus genomic window:
- a CDS encoding amino acid ABC transporter permease, with amino-acid sequence MTDVTFFTGVLLPALLKGGIVSLQLIALAAPFGLMAGIAIAVGRTYGGPIVSGLCRGYIIFFKGCPLLLLLFILYFGLPSLGITLPAFVAAVIGFILCNGAYNSEYIRGALLSVKEGQMIAAQAIGMSRWQSIRYIILPQALRRAIPGVSNEFIYLIKYSSLAYLVTVTELTGAAKIAAAKYFVYFEAFTLVGIFYLILVSIATVAAGVLEKKLAIPGFSGR; translated from the coding sequence ATGACTGACGTTACTTTTTTTACGGGGGTCCTTCTCCCCGCCCTCCTGAAGGGCGGGATCGTCTCCCTCCAGTTGATCGCCCTTGCCGCCCCCTTCGGTCTTATGGCCGGGATCGCCATCGCCGTCGGCAGGACGTACGGCGGCCCGATCGTCTCCGGCCTCTGCCGCGGCTATATCATCTTTTTCAAGGGTTGTCCGCTCCTCCTGCTCCTCTTCATCCTGTACTTCGGACTCCCGTCTCTCGGCATCACCCTCCCGGCCTTTGTGGCGGCGGTGATCGGTTTCATCCTCTGTAATGGGGCATATAACTCCGAATATATCAGGGGCGCCCTCCTCTCGGTGAAGGAGGGGCAGATGATCGCAGCCCAGGCCATCGGCATGAGCCGCTGGCAGTCGATCCGCTATATCATCCTCCCGCAGGCCCTCCGCCGTGCGATCCCCGGCGTCTCCAATGAGTTCATCTACCTGATCAAGTACTCCTCCCTCGCGTACCTGGTCACGGTCACGGAACTGACCGGGGCCGCGAAGATTGCCGCCGCGAAGTACTTCGTCTATTTCGAGGCATTTACCCTCGTCGGGATCTTCTACCTCATTCTCGTCAGCATTGCGACGGTCGCGGCCGGCGTCCTGGAGAAGAAACTTGCCATCCCCGGTTTTTCCGGGAGATGA